The following coding sequences are from one Triticum aestivum cultivar Chinese Spring chromosome 5A, IWGSC CS RefSeq v2.1, whole genome shotgun sequence window:
- the LOC123107072 gene encoding beta-1,3-galactosyltransferase pvg3-like, which produces MNPHHRKVHLPVPSFATATLLLLPLALLAAVLVAVYHNEFALQSYLARPACPSNASDTSLTGRHVAVRVAPDFRLLIGVLTLPGLYERRHLMRTVYALQQPNLTAHVDVRFVFCRLASEEQRVLVALEAMQHGDVVELDCPENMDNGKTHAYLSSVPALFGDRAYDFVMKTDDDTFLRLPQLVESLNRAPREDLYYGCMVPCDVVRAQENEYMSGMGYVISWDLVEWIVAAAEQIRNHTVGPEDRLVSTWFRGAGKGKNRVDTKPAMYGFPDRADHCAHELVHDTIAVHKLKNNGRWATTLKYFNFTAGLQPSKFTSMD; this is translated from the coding sequence ATGAATCCGCACCACAGGAAGGTTCACTTGCCGGTGCCATCTTTCGCCACAGCGACGCTGCTCCTGCTTCCCCTCGCGCTCCTCGCCGCCGTGCTCGTCGCCGTCTACCACAACGAGTTCGCCCTGCAGTCCTATCTGGCCCGCCCCGCCTGCCCGAGCAACGCCAGCGACACCAGCCTCACGGGGCGGCACGTCGCCGTGCGGGTGGCCCCGGATTTCCGGCTGCTCATCGGCGTGCTGACGCTCCCGGGCCTGTACGAGCGGCGGCACCTGATGCGCACGGTGTACGCGCTCCAGCAGCCGAACCTGACGGCGCACGTCGACGTCCGGTTCGTCTTCTGCCGGCTGGCCTCGGAGGAGCAGCGCGTGCTGGTGGCGCTGGAGGCGATGCAGCACGGCGACGTGGTGGAGCTGGACTGCCCGGAGAACATGGACAACGGCAAGACGCACGCCTACCTCTCCAGCGTCCCGGCGCTCTTCGGCGACCGGGCGTACGACTTCGTGATGAAGACCGACGACGACACCTTCCTCCGCCTGCCGCAGCTGGTGGAGTCCCTGAACCGGGCGCCCAGGGAGGACCTGTACTACGGGTGCATGGTGCCCTGCGACGTGGTCCGCGCGCAGGAGAACGAGTACATGTCCGGCATGGGGTATGTCATCTCGTGGGACCTCGTGGAGTGGATCGTGGCGGCCGCGGAGCAGATCAGGAACCACACGGTCGGGCCGGAGGACAGGCTGGTCTCCACGTGGTTCAGAGGTGCCGGGAAGGGCAAGAACCGGGTGGACACGAAGCCGGCCATGTACGGCTTTCCGGATCGCGCGGACCATTGCGCGCACGAGCTCGTGCACGACACCATCGCCGtgcacaagctcaagaacaacGGGAGGTGGGCGACGACGCTCAAGTACTTCAACTTCACCGCGGGGCTCCAGCCGTCCAAGTTCACGAGCATGGATTGA